DNA from Lagenorhynchus albirostris chromosome 3, mLagAlb1.1, whole genome shotgun sequence:
accctaagAGGCCTTTCAGGGACAGtcccctcccccatgtcctctgctgcAGTTCTCTTCTGAAATACCCAGAAAATAGATAAtggtatctgatgcacatttcctgaattgttttacagatgctaaaaccaccactaaatggaagaaattaactatcTGATGACCATGAGAAGTAGCCCCCAGACCTAACTGGCACCTGAGGACTGACAACATTAACCCCTGacacaccaccctgttacctcaccatcaaccaatcagagaattgtgcactaGCTGATCACAGATCCTGGGACACCCCCTCCCTCacttggcctttaaaaatgctttgctgatgCCCACTGGGGGGTTCAGGCTTTCTGAGCAccagctgcctggactccttgcctGGTGCCTGCCATAGATgttgcactttccttcaccacagcccCGTGTCAggagattggctttgctgcacgtgggtgggcagacccaagtttggtttggtaacaatcCGACACTATGTATTTAGACTCCAGGTGGGTCTGGatatgtttccagtttgggaaaaTCTCAGCTTTTGGAGGCTTATTCACCACCATGGTGCCAAGACCCCCTCCCTGAATTTGTGTACAAATTCAGGGAAGGGTCCAGCTTTTTTAGAGGGAACTGACTTTTTACCCCccagaattctatcaaatatgcTCAGTTCTGCTCCTTCCTATTCTTTCTTCTACCTAATGAATATTTACCAAGTCTCCAAATGCACCCAGGTGTACAGAGTCAGCAGGTAGAATCCTGGTCAAAGAACCAACCAGCATCTCTTCATCCCAAGATACCATCTACCCTCCCTGTCTAGGCTTGGTTCAGCCAAACAGCATTCCTTCTTTAGGTCAAGGTATGGAAAATTGCCTGTTTTGTTCAGGCAGAACTGTCACCGCACCATTCCACAGCTCCAGCCTGCcgcccccctcccttcccccccgccAACAGGCGCGCAGGATACACTCTCCTCCTGGGACCAGGGATCATCTCGATTCCGCTGCTGAAGCCCAATAGATGTCCTCACCTTTGCTGCCCTCTCGCGGCTGGTCTGAAGATGATCACTGTTGCTTCAGGGGTTATGCTCGcaagttaaatttttttcacctatttttctttctttgctttacttttttttccttgctttgcttttacttttaaaaaacaacatcaaGAGTATgtcttatttaaaaacattattaatataTGGTACCAGGAGTTATCATACTGTATATGTAATTTCAACAAGGAAATTCACGTCATATTTACTTACATAGGTAGACATTAAAATATTAGTGACCTGAGGATTCAGTTTATAAGGACATATGGCCTTACAATCTTACGGAGCTTGCCAAATTTACTCCAATTGGTGAAATCAGCACTCTTGTATCTGTTTATTAGCCTAAACTATTTTCATAGCATATCCACGCACATTTTCAGgattaaaatttgctttaaaacaaagtcagtTCTGGCCTCACTCTCCTTGGCGACCGTCTGCTTTGTGCTGGGTGCTCTGGCCATGGCAATGCCTTAAATGCTCTCCCACCAGAGACCTGCCTCCCTTTCTTTGAAATCAGCTCACAGATCACTCCAAGAAGCCTCCTTCTGCACCCCAGGCTGGCCTGACGTCTTCTGCCTTCCAGGGTCCTGCTCATGCATCAGGACTGCCAGCTGGCCCATCACTATAATCACCCATAGCCCCTCCAGGCAGGGGCTCTTTTCTGCTTCCCTCTGCAGCTCTAACAGTCAGTGGGTACCCAGCATGATCACAGctctttaataaatgttgaatgaatgaatgaatgaatgaagagggtAAGGGAGAGCTAAATGAGACAAAGGCTCAGGAGAGGATGTAACTGAAAGTGCAGAAGAAGGAGCATCTCATTCCAATTAGGGCAACCAGGAACAAAAGTCCCGATGGAGAAGGATTTAGATAaatggaaaaggcagaggaagaaggtTTTAGGCTATACTGTTTTTTTCATAGCATTTGTAACAGACTGCTCTTATCTCTTTGTGTGGCTATTTAAGTCTATGTAATCaagtctccataaaaacccaaaagaaccAGATtcagagcttccaggttggtgaacaggTGGAGTTTAGGGGAGAGTGCTGCCTGGAGAGGGCAAGGAAACCCCACATCCTTCCCCATACCTGCCCCTAAGAGTGTCTTTCATCTGGCTTTCCTGAGTTATGTCCTTTTGTAATAAACTAGTAATCTGGtaggtaaaatgtttctctgagttccatgagctgctctaacaaattaatgGAGCCCAAGGAGGGGGTCACTGGACCCCCCAatctatagccagttggtcagaagcacaggtcatgtgacaacctggacttgtgactggcatctgaaaGGGGGGTGGTGGGAAGCGGGCAgacttgtgggactgagccctcaacGTGTGGGAGCTGGTGCTGCCTCCAGGTAGATGGTGTCAGAATGGAGCTGAATTGCGGACCCCCAGCTGGTGTTGGAGCACTGCTGAGTGCTGTGTGGGACACCCACACCCCGCCCCCTTGGCCAATGCGTACACTGTAGTTGGGTGCAGAACCCTTTTATCCGGAAACTTTAACTTGACCGTAATGGGACAATGAAGCATCTGCAATGAACTAAAGAATTTTAATCCatgcttaatttaaaatttagaagtgTCTCCCTCCAAACACCCCCCAAAACCCTACTTAAGttgctttttttacatctttattcctttatttaaaaaattataatatatacgcgtatgtgtatgtgtatatatatatatataaagctccTATACCGATacaaaatattattaactaaagggTTATTTTTGCATAAGTCTACAGTTATAAATGTTTACATCCAAAGTACTAGTCTATTTTTCATTGCTCCTTTTCCTTACCATATATTACTTCCTCTaacaaaatacagaagaaaaaaccggcagataaaatttcttccttatatttgttagaagaagaaacaaaggtcTCTCAAGAATATATTTTCAGTTAGCAATAACTGTCACAAAACACAAGACTTAAAATTATGACACTTACTCATTACATTCCTTTATTGTACTTGATCAATTCTGTTTGATGTATAAAAGTATCTGATACCAGTATTAAATGaaggttaaaattaattttaaatttgctaCTGATAAGCGTATACATGGTATAAGGAAACTAGAGACCCCTTTCAGATCACCAAAGTACATAAATAAACGGCTAATTTGCGAGTTCTTTCACTATTTGAGTTCTGAAGTCAGTATTCATTCTTGTTACCAGTGACCACCAGAGTTTTgagaaaatagttttctttgtaaatattccACTAATTCAAGTCTTGATTTTAGCACCTCAATCTCGTAATAGGGAATCTgtaaagagaggaaaataaatacatcCTCATCCTTCATAATCTGAAATTACCTTGGGTTTGGTTACCCTTTCCGCCTACCACACCCTCCCCACAGCAGCGTGTAGGCTCCTAGCAGGCAGAGATCCCAGCGGTGCCTGTGACGGCGCTGCCAGGTAGCAGAGGCTCAACAATAGGTAGAATGTCTAAATAAGAATCAGAcatgatccctgccctcaaggaacttacaagTTAGGTGCTaacttaaaatatacaaaaagtagGCAGTAATACTAAGCAGAACATGCAAAACAAATTGGTGCTCTAGTGCTGAGAGGGAGTCGACACTTCAGATTAGGGTGAAAGGTCAACCTGAGCTGGGAGTTGATGAACAGCCAGAATTTAGACACTCAGAGAGGTGGGGACCACCTGACTCGCATCGGCAAGGGAGAAAGGCCAGACAGAAGAGACCACTGAGCTGGGAGCAGAGGGCCTGGCTGCGGGCAGACCTCGAAGGGTCTAGAATGTTGAGATGTGGATGTAGTCTTTATCCCATAAGCAGTAAAGAAACAATGAAGGTTTCTAGGCACACACTGGCATGATTCACTTTAGGAAAATTAATCTGGGTATGTACAAGACGGAAAGGAAAAAAGTAACCAGAcaggaaagcagagaggagaTTGGTAGACAGCTTAGAGAATGGAAAGCTCCATGGACATTCATCACGACTCATCACCTAAGACCTTGCTAAGTGATCTACGATGTAAATACAAATAAGAGTCTTAAACATTAAAAACCAATGAAGATCCTGCTTTTAATGGGTCATCTTGGACATTCTCGTCATTAAAtcaaagggaaattaaaacaaaacagatattCCAATAATTTAGTAATTCTAAAAGCAAAGTAAAGCACAGCTCATACAGAATTTAGGTATGTCTCacttttggaaaagagaaaatttgaaattcGTGATTTCAAATTACAAATCAAGAGACTTAAGCCTAATGAACAAAGCTGGCATTTACATCAGACTTAAGAGGCTTGGTCCACTGGGCTGGCATACTACTTAGTATCCTGGAAAAAGCAAATCTGAACTAGAAAtggcttttaggaaaaaaaaaaaaaaaaaaggcaaaaccataCCTGGACAACTTGATAACCAAGTAAGTACAGATGTCTTTGTTTAGTGGCTTCCTTTCCCAGTAAGTGTTTGCTATTCAAACAAAATCTTTTTGGACCATCAATGCACAGTGCTACCCTAAAAAACCAAAGAGGAGAgggaaacttaatttttaaaacaatccgAAGTATTTATATGGTTTTAGCTGCCAGAGTTTATTTGGGATTTGGCTATTCCTTCGTGCCAAtactattttcaaatgaatcatgactgttatccattaatctgttgaaaAAGCACTCAACTTAATTAAATTAAGGTTCACAAGATATTACATGGAATTTCCAAAACTGGTATGCcatagtgttttaattttcagaagcATGTctacttttttcactttcttaagaaaacaatccctgtGTATTAACCTCAACAAGTCTTATAACATATAAACCACAAcagttttctttaccttttatgtATATCTTCATCAACTGTAAATGGTAATACAAATCCATCTTCATCTAATTTAATTTCAACATCTggtaagagaagaaaggaaaaattcttCGTGTGATACCCTCACAAACACTagcttccttttctccttgttgttttgatttcttccataCTGCATTTATCAACTGGGCAGAAGGCTGCAAAGTAATGACCACACCAGACAATGGTGAGAATTTTAATCTAATCAGAGCTTTGCCCAACCAAGTCAGCTTTAAACTAAGAGGGCCTTCACTGCACTAAAACAAGGAGGGGGCCCTCAAGGTATCTGGGGCATGATGTGAATCACACACACTTTTACTCTCCTTATAACAACTGGCGGGAATAGTGAAGAAAATCCTTTGAGTAAAGTCAGCCACCTGCGCCACTGGCACCTTGCATCCCTGGAGCTCCAGTGCCCAGGGAAGGTGAAGCAGCCGGCAGCCCAACTCGTGGGCCCTGGGCGCTGGCaggctcccccttccttccttgtcAAAGGAGCCCATAAAGGAGGGGAGTGAGATGTGACCACCTGCAGCCTAGAAACACTGTCCTCCCTGAGCTCACTGTCCTTTACTCATCAATTTGAAAGGAGAAGGACTTTGTAGTCAGCGCTGTCCGCGATGATGCAGACGCTTATACCTGCTACTGAGCACTTCAAATGCAGCTAGTGCAACTGGGAACCTGAACTGTGAATTTTCAAAATtggaattaatttaaatttaagtagctACTGGCATGTGTGGCTATTACATTGGACAGCACTGGCCAAGAGGATGAGAGCAGCTAAcaattactgagcacttattgtCTCCCAGGTATTAGTCTGAGTTACCTCATTTTGTCCTTAAACAAGTCTTTGAGGTCACTACTCCTCTTACTCTCATCTTGCAGATGAGAACAAGCAGATGAATGCCCCGAAAGGATGCCCAAAGGCATTCAGCTACTATGTGGCTAACATGGAGTCCTGACTCTTCAGCCCTACCGTCCACCCCTGTTCCAATTTGCCTTCAGGGAAGGGCCAACTTCATTTTGTTTCCAGACCTTTGGTGGTGGCTACTAAGCCCCACGTGTTCCATCAGAGGACAGCACACTGAGGTTtagttaacaacaacaaaactcccTACTACTTACCTATCGTGTAACAATAGGGTGTTAACACTTTTGAAGCAAAATACAATCTTGCTCCTAAAAGGTCAATCAGTCCAATCATCACAGATTTATATAGCTGAAAATCCATGGGGGTCTCCAGGGAAGAGCATGGAGTAAGAAATGATTTCACTTGATATTTAGGAAGAAGTTTTGGACCCTAAAAATGTATGTGcaaacatgagaaagaaaaataagatacaaaatcagagaataaaatgaaGGTTGCCTGAGTATAAAAGTCTGATCCAATATTACTTTATAGGCATGATGCTTCTCCAGGACTTAGGACAAATACCTTTCTCAAAATGACAACGCCAAATATTCTCGTTATAGTTCAAGCCCAATAGtccaaaatatcttttaaatgtgtttaaatgTAGCCAATGGTCACTgaaagaaagatagatagatagaaagaaagaaagaaggaaagaaagctcaAGAAACATCTTTGGAACTCTCAGAATTGCTTTAAGGGCCTTGAGGAAACACAGCTGAAGTTTTTAATAGTGGAAATTGTGATAAAGCTGACATTTcaatttagaaagaaaaggacAGCTATGTAATAATGGTGCTAGCAATCGGTTATCCATCTGGAAAAGGACTAAGAGTTCTGCCCCACATTACAGACTATAATCTATTTCAAgtagattaaagatctaaatatagtatggaaaacaatattttttaaatttagtaaaatatttatattacctTAGGAGTCATAAAATATTCCTAAACAATACCcagcagccataaaaaatgaataatttgactacagaaaacttaaaaatttctGTATAGCAAAAAGGCATCATAAACaatattaaattaaaactaaaaaaattttaaaccacaaaccaggaagaaatatgtaCAACGTACTTAACAGTTAATATGTTTTACAATGTGTTCTAggacaaaaaacaaatacaaaagagaaagacaaacaacccTATACAAACAGAAATTAAGGTGTAACAAGGCAATTCATAGCAAATGTAAGTGACCAGTAAacgtgaaaatatgctcaacttcATTATCGCTCGTTAAAGTACAACTGAAGCATGTGACTTGACATTTCACTGAgtcaaatgacaaaattaaaggGACTAAGAACACACCGCAACACAAATGGGGACACGTGGTCACcttcattcactgctggtgaaaTATGGCATCTACAACTATacgggaaaaagaaaatgtcagtctATTGAAAATTAATCCAGTAATCCCACATTCAGGAATCTAGTCTTtagattaaaacaacaaaaaggttCCAGTATGACAGGATATGTAAGTATGTTTATGACAGCATGGCTGATCAAGACAAGCGTTTGAAAAAGCCTGAAAATCCATCTATGGTGGGACAGTAGAATAAATACCGTGAAATATCAGACCATTCTTTAAAGGTATACATTTGATCTTTACCTGTTACCCCCGAAGAATGTCCATGATATACTGGGAATAAAAGCAAATTGTAGTTTGAATAGTCCCATTCcatgaaaagagagaaactagATGGTGTTTATGAGCTACTCATAAACATGGTTCAGTCAAGTACGGAGTACAGGCAGGAATGAGCAAGCTGGAGGTACCATTTCTGATCCTAAACAACGTGCCTGATTAAGTTAGGAGAATGAATCCTTAGAAAGCTTTATACAAAGCTCGAACTCCATGTAAACTGAATTCTATCACGTCAGAGTGAAACTTCTGCTTGGTTTAAGAACATACTCAGTAATGGTTCAGGATCTGTTCAGTGCATAAATTCACACCTCTATATCCAACAGCCATGGCGAATGCTAAAACCCTTTAAAATCCCTAGAGAAAGTCTAAGAGCACTAAGACTCATAAGCCTGCCATACTTGATAAAACCTTCTAAGAATCTTACACCGTAGGAAGTGGGTCTTTCAAGGACAAGAACACAGGAATAGGGTCAATTTATTAGAGAAAAGGCTATCTGGTGGCAACTACTCCAAGTAAATGAAAATTCTGCTTTCTAATGAGATTACTGAGACAGCTCAAAAGAGAAGGAACTTAAAAGATTCGGGAGCGGGGGAGGtgttggagaggaaggaggaggcaaGAGAATACCATCCCTGTAGGGAAATAAAGCAATGCAGCTCATGCTTTTACCTTATAGAACGGGCATTCTAGAATCGCGGTTAAGAAAAGTTGGGTCAGTTGTGCTAGGCTCAGTCTGTCCAAATAGGACTCTTCACCTGAAATAAAAAGCACCCCAGTCATAGTTAAGCTTGAACTTTGGTGTGTGtgataagagaaaagaatatccAGAATGCACATTAATTAATTCACTCCAGTAAGGTACTTTTAAATGACACTAGGAAAAGAACTTGTTAGAATTAATTATACCTTCTTGCCTCCCATCTCAATGAAATCTCATTTTGGCTTCCAAGAACGCATGATCCTAACTAGAGAATATAATTAAAAGTGACAAATGTATGTTAGTAGAATTTGTAGGAATTTCCTTTACCTATGGAGATCTAGATTCCGGCATATTTGGGTGGCTTTGAATTAAGATGAacatcttctcaaaaaaaaaaaggagtgataCAGTTGTTCTCATCAAAGACGCTAACATGTAACTGTGACACTGCCACAGCCATCACCAGATCCCTGCAAGAAGACTCAGTTTCTCAGCTAGGGCAGCAGAGTCTGTTTACCCGAAACTGTTTTCTCTCTCCATGCAATGTTCTAGCATTCTTTAATTCTGTGTTTATATTAGCATCTGCAGCTTCAGATTTCTTCGTTAGATCgttatggaagaaaaaataaaggcaaagaaagCACTGCTCAATAAAAAAGGTACATATGTGACTTGAAAACATCACAAGTTCAAACGCTAAGTTTTCGACTTTCAGAAGTAATAACCAACTCACCTTGCAGCTGCTGAAGAAAATACGGGCTGAATATTTTGGCCATAAAGTTGACTGGATGGCATTCAATAAGTGAACATGAATGGAGAAGTTTCAATAGTGTTTTGGGTGGAAAATAATTGAAACGAGTTAACAGTATGTTTTCTAGCTTCCTAAATAAAGCAGAGGCATTTGGTGGCAAATAATTGAGTTTTCCAAATGGTTCAATTAACTCAGCAGTTTGATTAGGTGAAAATTTTTCTGACTGACAAACAAAAGTTTCTGCCACTGCATTGAGGATGGGTTTTGAAAAAATCAGCTTTCTACTGCAATACTCCATGACTTTGCTGACAACCTCGGGATCCAGAGTGAGACAGAGGGAAGCGACATGTTGCTCTAGGGCTTCTGTAAAAAATCTGTCATTGTACCCAAAGTAGATGAATGCCTCTAAGACTTCTTTGAGCTCTTCATTACTGAAATGGGGGATATGCCTCACAACATATTTACCCAATTTTATAACCAGCGTAAGTGCCTGAGTTTGATCAAGGACCACCAGGGCGGTGAGCATTTGGCTCAGCAACTTAGGACTCAGGTTGGGAACTACTGACAGAGAAAAGTTATTTATCTTATGTAAAAACGTCTGGTGTTGGTCAACTTTTTCAGGACATGCCTGCAGTATTCTGTAAAGGGTCACAATATCCTCGGCGGTAAATTCTTCCAAATTTTCACCTTGCAGTTGATATATAATCAGGTCTAGTGTCGAACAACCTGGACCTTGCAGTTTAATCAGACATTCCCCCAGGATACAAAGACTGTGAATGTCCAGGCTACCCATTTCGAGACGATGCTGGCACTCTGCCAGGAGGCTTAGCAGCAAGCGACTTTGGGGATCCACATACAGGGTCAGGGCTTGCAAAGCAGTCACCAAACCCGTGTTTGACAGATTTGAGGGGTCCTGTGCAAACTGATTACACAAAGCTTGAAAGGCGCTATTCTCCAGTATTTCTTTTGGCAACCTTTgatcatcatcttttttttccatttcacaaaTCCGATGTAAGGCTCCTGCTGCCATAGTATCAGGCAAAGTCTGCAGTGTGCTTATATAATGTAAGACTTCTTCCGATGAAGTGAAGCTGTTCAGTCTCCTGTAAAATATCTGTTCATCCACATTTTTAACACTGTGTTCAGACCTGTCCCAAGCGTGTGCTTGAGAGAACACTGGCTCGACAACTGGATGAAGGTCATTTCCGTTTTCTGAATGGAACTTTTTAGAATGGGCATGATGGAACCTGACCCTAACAGGCTCAAGTTGCAGTGACCAGAACCATGGACACAGATGCTCCTTGACTGTCTTGTGAACACAATTTACACGTTGAGTTTTCAGACCAGCCAGAGTTCCATGTATCCGAAAATCAGATAAATGACAAAGGTTCCTCCGCAAGGTAATTAAAGCCATGCCACCAGACTCTCAACTCCTCTTGATTTATAACtatgttaaaagaataaaaataacacgGTCAAATATACTAGAACACAGTTTATTCAACATCAATGCTTATGGAACTAAGGATGAGTACCCCAAAACGAATGATTCCCACTAAACATTTCCCACTCAAACAGAAGTACCAGAAGAGCAGCGTCTCTGCACCCTAGAGCTTAGAACAGCGGCTGGATCTCGTAATAATCGCTCTCATTTGCCAGGCAATGCTGTACTTAATTCTCCCAACAACACAACGAATTAAATACTTCGATGTCATTTTAGAAACGAGGGAACTGAAGTACAAAGATGTCACGTGGTCCAGTTTACACAGCTATTAAGGGGCAGAGCTAGGCTTCAACTCAGGTAGTCTGGATCCTAAGTACGCCTCCTATGTGTTGGTTGATGGGAGGAATTGCGTTTCGTTCAACTTCCCCAAAAGAGGCAACGGGTAAAGTGGCCATTAATTCGGATGGGTCAAAGCAAGGGTGAAGAAAGCGCTTAAAGGGCCTTGAGGTGTTGGTTTCCCCTCAGTTAGGATCTTGTTCCAGGACTGAGGAACAAGAAGGTCTAGCTTGGcagatgggaagaaagaaatgtcaGTAGAATAAAAAAAAGACGCTGGTCAACGACGGGGTAAGGTGGGTGGCGCGCCCACACCTGAACACCCCCGCTGTGGAACCTGGGAACACGAGTGCGCGGGACGGGAATGACGGGGGACCCCGGGGACCGCGTCCTCCCTGGAGGGAAAGGACCCCACGGGCCGGGAGCTCCCCTAAACCGCCGGGAGCGGCGCCCGAAGAGCGGGTCGAGCCAGGGAGCGCGGGCGCCTTAGCGAAGCCGCGGGCCACGCACGCCGGGCCGGAACAACCGAGCCCAAACCCGGCGTGGACACCTACCTGATTCGGCTCGCTGGGGGACCCAGCAAACCCTGAACGCACAGCAGCCTCTTGGAGCCCCGTACGCGCACGCCGCACTGGCGCCCAGCGCTTCGGCGCCTGCGCCTGGAGAGGAGCCGCCCCACGGCCGGCGCGCCGTGATTGGCCCAGCTCCTTTCCCGAGCTTCCTATTGGTCTCGGGCGCCGACTGTGTGCGCAGGCGCGGGAACAGGGGTCGTGGTACCTGCGCTTTCCCCAGCGTACCCGCCGGACCCCCGCAGGTGAGGGCACGGGGGCGGCAGTTTCCAGATGTGGGCACCCGCCCAGCACGGGACTGAGGGTGGGCGGCTCGGGGTCGGCGAGGGCACCGGCTTCCACGTCCCTCCCCCAGCCGGGCTGGGCGCTTGAGGGTCGGTCAGGACCCCGGCCCCTCGGGGTTGCGGGCGGCGCGCGCGGAGGGCGGGCTACGCCGGGGACTCGGCCTTGAGGCCTCCCCGCTGCCTCTGGGAGCGGGTCCCCGGCGGCGCCGCGGCGTTTGCACAGCGGAGCCGGTCCCGCAGGTCCCTGTGGGCCCTTCCTCCGTCGGCACTTTTCTAGACGGGGTCAAGGGCACATTCGGGCGCAGGGTCAGGCGAGGGCGTCCGGACGGGGCGCCGGAGGGTCAGGAATGTTGGGAGCGCGGACCCGGCCGGACGCAGGCTCATGCTCCGCTGTTTCTCCGCCGGACCTTGCCCTGCGGGTGCCGGCGATCCGCCCCCGAGAAATGCGGGGTGCAGTAGAGGCTCTACGAGGTCGTTGTGGGGCTGAGGGGCT
Protein-coding regions in this window:
- the FASTKD3 gene encoding FAST kinase domain-containing protein 3, mitochondrial gives rise to the protein MALITLRRNLCHLSDFRIHGTLAGLKTQRVNCVHKTVKEHLCPWFWSLQLEPVRVRFHHAHSKKFHSENGNDLHPVVEPVFSQAHAWDRSEHSVKNVDEQIFYRRLNSFTSSEEVLHYISTLQTLPDTMAAGALHRICEMEKKDDDQRLPKEILENSAFQALCNQFAQDPSNLSNTGLVTALQALTLYVDPQSRLLLSLLAECQHRLEMGSLDIHSLCILGECLIKLQGPGCSTLDLIIYQLQGENLEEFTAEDIVTLYRILQACPEKVDQHQTFLHKINNFSLSVVPNLSPKLLSQMLTALVVLDQTQALTLVIKLGKYVVRHIPHFSNEELKEVLEAFIYFGYNDRFFTEALEQHVASLCLTLDPEVVSKVMEYCSRKLIFSKPILNAVAETFVCQSEKFSPNQTAELIEPFGKLNYLPPNASALFRKLENILLTRFNYFPPKTLLKLLHSCSLIECHPVNFMAKIFSPYFLQQLQGEESYLDRLSLAQLTQLFLTAILECPFYKGPKLLPKYQVKSFLTPCSSLETPMDFQLYKSVMIGLIDLLGARLYFASKVLTPYCYTIDVEIKLDEDGFVLPFTVDEDIHKRVALCIDGPKRFCLNSKHLLGKEATKQRHLYLLGYQVVQIPYYEIEVLKSRLELVEYLQRKLFSQNSGGHW